The genomic segment TTCATTTGATTTCTGTACACCGCCGTTCCGATGCTTCCTAATACAGCAATTCCCAAGACCCCGCCGAATTCCGCTCCCGTCTCGGAAATAGAAGCCGCGGCGCCGGCTCTCTCGGGAGGAGCGGCAGCCACTATGATATCCGTTCCTAAGATTACAACCGCGCAGATTCCCAAAGAGAGAATAACGGATCCGACTACTATGTTCATGAGGCCGGACACCCCGTCTACCTGAGAATAGAGCCAGAGTCCTATGGCAGCCAGGACGAGCCCGCCGATTATGATATACACCGGACGAACTTTGCGAATGAGAACCGGAACTGTCAACGATCCAACTATGTTAGCTATAGCGGAAGGAATCGTCCAAAGCCCCGCTTGGAGAGGAGAAAGCCCCAGAACCAATTGAAGGTATTGAGCGATGAATAAGAATGTGCCGAGGGCTACGAAAATCGTAAGTGTATTCGCGATTAATGCCCCGCTAAATTGGGGAATACGGAATAAAGCCAGGTCGATCAAAGGATCCGCAAGAGTCTTTTGGCGACGTACGAATAGGACACCTACTCCGATTCCGGAAAGAATAGAGAGGATGCAGATGAGATCCCAGCCGGCTTCGGCGACTCTCTTAAAACCGTAGATGATCAAAAGAACCGAGGCCAATGATAAAATCGCGCTGAGTATGTCCAAATTTCCTGCATTCGGATCCTTGAACTCCGGCAAAAGCTTCGGTCCCACGATGAGTAAAAGTATCATCACCGGGACGCTAAGTAGAAATACGGAACCCCACCAAAAATGCTCGAGTAAAACTCCTCCCACCAAAGGGCCGATTGCACCGCCGAAAGAAAAGCTGGTTCCCCAGATCCCGATAGCCATGGTCCTCTCTTGATCGTCCAAAAACATATTACGAATCAAGGAAAGTGTCGAGGGCGCTAGAGTCGCTGCTGTAATACCGAGGAGAGCTCGTGTGGCAATGAGCATCTCCGAAGTGTTGGAGAATGCTGCAAGTACGGAAGCCACGCCGAATGCGGCGGCCCCGATCAATAATAGTTTTCTTCTTCCGATCCTATCCCCCAAGGTTCCCATAGTGACTAAGAACCCGGCGACTAAGAAACCGTAAATATCCACGATCCACAGAAGTTGGGAGCTGGAAGGTTTTAATGCGGCAGTAAGATGTGGAACCGCCAGATACAAAACCGTTAAATCCATCGCATATAACAAGCAAGGTAATGCGATCACTGCGAGGCCGATCCATTCTCGGTTCCCTGCTTTAGGAGGAGTATTCGTACTCATTTATATTCCTTTATTTTTCGAACGCTAACTAAATAATATATTTCAGACCCCGGACAAAAGCGCCCGGGGACCGCAAAAAAAGGACGTACGGATTCTTTTCTCCGCATCATCCTGTAGGAATCAAGCCATCTTCGTAAGGTATTCTTCCAGATGACTGAGGGTCTGATTCATGCCCTCCAGGGCTCCGTATTTCTCTATGACCTCGTCTCTAGCTTCCTTAGTTTTGAAAATAGAACGCATCACCAGTTCAGTTTTTCCACCCAGGTCCTTAAAAGTCACTGTGACGAAAAAATCTCCCGGATGATCCGTTTCATCCGAGCCGTGGGTATAAACTAATTTCTCAGGTTTTACCACTTCGATAAAGGCGATTCGATTCGGATAGTCCACGCCGTCAGGACCGTGCATGACGAATTTCCATACCCCTCCCGATCTTACGTCCATGGACTCGATTGTATTCGTAAATCCGTTCGGACCCCACCAATGGACCACATGATTCGGATCCGTCCAGGCCTTCCATACTAATTCCCTGGGCGCGTTCAAAAGCCTATAACCTACGATCTCACGATCGGAAGTGTCTTCGGCGGCTTTTAAATTCTCACTCATAATCGTTCTCCTACTCTGGTCCTTGGGTCGGAAAAAATACTCCCGCCGCATATTCTTAGAAACGATTCTTCGCTTCTTACGAAACGTATAGAAATATTCCGTCGGTTTCACTCCGAAGCGACTCCCACTTCCGATCGCCTTACGCGTTCTGGTATTCGTTTAACAATTTTTGAAGCTTATCGAAAGATTCGTTCCAACTTGCGCCGGTCATCTCCACTACTTCTCCCGGAGGCATTCCGGTATGAGTAAGAATCATTCGGGTCCTCCGGGAATCGACTTCTTCAAAGATGAGCGTGACCACTAATTCTTCCGGCCAATCCACTTCCATTCCGTAATAGGAAGCGGGAACCGCATTCCCCTTATCATCCGCAAAGCTGTCAGTAAATACTAGACGGGAAGGAGGAACGATTTCTCGGTATTCTCCCGTACTCCAATAGTCTTTACCATCCGGAGAACGTAAGGAGAAGTGATATCTTCCTCCGACCCGAAAGTCCATTTTACAAAACGGAGATGTGAAGTCTTTAGGACCCCACCAACGCATGAATAATTCCGGATCCGTCCAGGCTCGAAACACAAGTTCCCTCGGGGCCTCGAGAATTCTGTCGATTATGAGCTCCCCATTCTGCCCGAATCGAATTCCTTTAGTATCCATTTGTTTCTCCGATAAAGTACATTCTATTTTTATACTATTCTAAACTAACTCAAAATCCCTGCAAGCTTCCGATCCGCAGGTCTTGACCACCAGGAAAAAGCCGCGAAAACCAACATGACGAGCGGAGTGATGATGTGCGGAATTTCAAAACCGGAGATCGCATTGGATGCGGCAGCGGCGGTAAGATTGAATAGAATCCCCGCATACGCCCATTCTTTAAGAAGAGGCAAACGAGGAGCGATCAGAACGACGGCCCCCAGAATTTTCCAAATTCCTAAAATCGTTATGAAATAAAGAGGATAGCCTAGCTGCCCCATTCCGGAAATAACCTGGTCGTTTTTGATAATATAAATGATTCCCGCATAAAGATAATTCAGCGAAATCAAACTTGTGATGATCCAATACGCGATTTTCTTTATTCTTTCCTTTTTCTCACTCATTCTGATTCTCCTTCTTTTGTAACTCTCGTAGGTAATCTTCCAGTCGGTCCAATCTATCCTCCCACAATTTGCGGTATCGATCGATCCAAGCCGAAGCCTCCTGTAGAGGCCCCACTTCC from the Leptospira wolffii serovar Khorat str. Khorat-H2 genome contains:
- a CDS encoding DoxX family protein encodes the protein MSEKKERIKKIAYWIITSLISLNYLYAGIIYIIKNDQVISGMGQLGYPLYFITILGIWKILGAVVLIAPRLPLLKEWAYAGILFNLTAAAASNAISGFEIPHIITPLVMLVFAAFSWWSRPADRKLAGILS
- a CDS encoding SRPBCC family protein; translated protein: MSENLKAAEDTSDREIVGYRLLNAPRELVWKAWTDPNHVVHWWGPNGFTNTIESMDVRSGGVWKFVMHGPDGVDYPNRIAFIEVVKPEKLVYTHGSDETDHPGDFFVTVTFKDLGGKTELVMRSIFKTKEARDEVIEKYGALEGMNQTLSHLEEYLTKMA
- a CDS encoding SRPBCC family protein → MDTKGIRFGQNGELIIDRILEAPRELVFRAWTDPELFMRWWGPKDFTSPFCKMDFRVGGRYHFSLRSPDGKDYWSTGEYREIVPPSRLVFTDSFADDKGNAVPASYYGMEVDWPEELVVTLIFEEVDSRRTRMILTHTGMPPGEVVEMTGASWNESFDKLQKLLNEYQNA
- a CDS encoding MFS transporter; translation: MSTNTPPKAGNREWIGLAVIALPCLLYAMDLTVLYLAVPHLTAALKPSSSQLLWIVDIYGFLVAGFLVTMGTLGDRIGRRKLLLIGAAAFGVASVLAAFSNTSEMLIATRALLGITAATLAPSTLSLIRNMFLDDQERTMAIGIWGTSFSFGGAIGPLVGGVLLEHFWWGSVFLLSVPVMILLLIVGPKLLPEFKDPNAGNLDILSAILSLASVLLIIYGFKRVAEAGWDLICILSILSGIGVGVLFVRRQKTLADPLIDLALFRIPQFSGALIANTLTIFVALGTFLFIAQYLQLVLGLSPLQAGLWTIPSAIANIVGSLTVPVLIRKVRPVYIIIGGLVLAAIGLWLYSQVDGVSGLMNIVVGSVILSLGICAVVILGTDIIVAAAPPERAGAAASISETGAEFGGVLGIAVLGSIGTAVYRNQMKDVVAIGASQEATNAAQNTLGAAVALAKELPDQFGAALLLSAKEAFTDSMQLVSLICAILTGLLVISVLVLLKNMRKEEGT